GCGATGTCGTCGGCGGTATCAGCGGTGCCGACCGCCGCGTCGGCATCGGCGCGGGCATCCGAGCAGGTCACGCCGGTGGCCGACCGGGCCTGGCCGATCGGGGGCCGGGGCAGGCCCCTTGTCGTACGGGGCTGGGAGCCGCCGGCCGGTCCGTACGGGCCGGGCCACCGCGGAGTCGATCTCGCCGCCCCGCCGGGCACCCCGGTACTGGCGGCGGCCCCGGGCAGGGTCGCCTTCGCGGGGCCGGTCGCGGGGCGGGGTGTGGTGTCCGTCGGCGTGGCCGGAAGCGGGGAGCCGCCGCTCCGCTTCACGTACGAGCCGGTACGGCCGCTGGTCGCCGAGGGCGACCAGGTGGTCGCTGGGCAGGTGGTGGGTGCGGTCGGGCCGGAGCCTTCGCACTGCTCCACGGGCTGCCTGCACTGGGGCCTGCGGCGCGGGGAGGTCTACCTCGATCCGCTCTCCCTGCTGCCCCCGTCACTGCTGCGGCGGGGTCCCTCCCGGCTCCTGCCGGTCTTCGGCGTACCGCTTCCGGGGCAGGGCGCCCCGGGTCCCGCTCAGCCCCGTACGCCGCGCAGGACCATGGCCACGGCCGTGTCCGCGACAATGCCCGGTTCCTCCGCCGCGCCCAGCTCGATCCTGCGCACCGCGGCGTCCACCGAGCCCTGCAGCAGCATGGCCGCGAGCCTCGGCTCGGTGTGGCCCAGGTCGGCGAGGGCCTCGACGATCATGGCGATCAGTCCGCCGTGCGCGGCACGGATCTTCTCCCGCGCACCCGCGTCCAGCTCGCTCGCGGAGATGGCCACGACCGCGCGGTGCCGCCGGTCCCCGACCAGGTCGAGCTGCCGGCGCACATAGGCCTCGATCTTGTCCTCGGGCGTACCGGCCCGCTCCATCGCGTTCTCGACCTCCGCGGCCCAGACGGGGAAGTCGACGGCGCAGAGCTCCTCGACCACGGCGGCACG
The DNA window shown above is from Streptomyces sp. Alt3 and carries:
- a CDS encoding TetR/AcrR family transcriptional regulator yields the protein MAEHRTMQRGALLDAARSLLSEGGTEALTFPALAERTGLARSSVYEYFRSRAAVVEELCAVDFPVWAAEVENAMERAGTPEDKIEAYVRRQLDLVGDRRHRAVVAISASELDAGAREKIRAAHGGLIAMIVEALADLGHTEPRLAAMLLQGSVDAAVRRIELGAAEEPGIVADTAVAMVLRGVRG